From Miscanthus floridulus cultivar M001 chromosome 15, ASM1932011v1, whole genome shotgun sequence, the proteins below share one genomic window:
- the LOC136506544 gene encoding uncharacterized protein — MILFEVVQMLLSFAKEEEEETKAKAKAEAKTTTNTNDANVGNLRKRWDDKLKSQGNLLRMARGNDLVDLQRIDEAMAAMASSLEGGSGLGCIYSWVSSCQMQRATTTGLPVPPPFRLTPAMVAAARNVFDKWDESRRRDAASTLETLNFGNKVHEAVKAAIEGGGTRTTGSGDNPAAATTLDDDLKDDIKSTIAIRLFDCCIELKKSSSEDALLKIYEAAEVVINYWRRVRVRVHGKSLPAPAASEAAPGTSPSSATSPPAGTQAAGGHHKKQC; from the exons ATGATCTTATTCGAGGTGGTGCAAATGCTGCTCAGCTTtgcaaaggaggaggaggaggagaccaaggccaaggccaaggcGGAGGCCAAAACCACCACCAACACTAATGATGCGAATGTGGGAAACCTGCGGAAGAGGTGGGACGACAAGCTAAAGAGCCAAGGAAATCTACTGCGGATGGCCCGGGGGAATGACCTTGTCGACCTGCAGCGAATCGACGAGGCCATGGCTGCGATGGCCTCGAGCCTGGAGGGAGGCTCGGGGTTGGGCTGCATCTATTCCTGGGTGTCGAGCTGCCAGATGCAGCGCGCCACCACCACGGGTCTGCCAGTGCCACCGCCGTTCCGCCTGACGCCagccatggtggcggcggcgcgcaAC GTGTTCGACAAGTGGGACGAAAGTCGTCGCCGCGACGCAGCATCCACCCTCGAGACGTTGAACTTCGGGAACAAAGTGCACGAG GCCGTCAAAGCAGCGATCGAGGGTGGTGGTACCCGGACGACCGGCAGCGGCGACaatcccgccgccgccaccaccctggATGATGATCTCAAGGACGACATCAAGTCTACGATTGCCATACGGCTGTTCGACTGCTGCATCGAGTTAAAGAAAAGCAGTTCCGAAGACGCCTTGCTCAAAATATACGAG GCCGCcgaagtagtcatcaactattGGCGCCGCGTCCGCGTTCGCGTTCATGGAAAATCACTTCCGGCACCGGCAGCCAGTGAAGCGGCACCAGGCACCAGCCCATCCTCAGCCACCAGCCCACCTGCAGGTACCCAGGCGGCGGGCGGCCACCACAAGAAACAGTGCTGA
- the LOC136508670 gene encoding LOB domain-containing protein 23-like isoform X2, protein MAGSGSGSGSSSSPPCASCKLLRRRCTQECVFAPYFPPEDPHKFAIVHKVFGASNVSKMLQELPARQRADAVSSLVYEANARMRDPVYGCVGAISYLQQQVSQLQVQLALAKAEILCVQMQHDDGHAQSASAAAAPAPAKQQLHHQQQQQMECEAYGSLLVQNGLMMNTLNGTGEVHQQQQMLGGFGSAGNTAMMLQEACLKKESLWA, encoded by the exons ATGGCTGGCAGCGGAAGCGGGagtgggagcagcagcagcccgccATGCGCATCGTGCAAGCTGCTGCGTCGGCGGTGCACGCAGGAGTGCGTGTTCGCGCCCTACTTCCCTCCCGAGGACCCCCACAAGTTCGCCATCGTCCATAAGGTCTTTGGCGCCAGCAATGTCAGCAAGATGCTGCAG GAGCTGCCTGCTCGGCAGAGAGCGGACGCTGTGAGCAGCCTAGTGTACGAGGCGAACGCACGCATGAGGGACCCCGTGTACGGCTGCGTCGGCGCCATCTCCTACCTCCAGCAGCAGGTCTCCcagctccaggtgcagctcgccctCGCCAAGGCCGAGATCCTCTGTGTCCAGATGCAGCACGACGACGGTCATGCACAGTCAGCTTCAGCTGCTGCCGCGCCAGCACCGGCGAAGCAACAACTCcatcaccagcagcagcagcagatggaaTGCGAGGCTTATGGCAGCCTGCTAGTGCAGAATGGCCTGATGATGAACACGTTGAACGGCACTGGTGAAGTtcatcagcagcagcagatgctggGTGGCTTCGGCTCTGCAGGGAACACTGCAATGATGCTGCAGGAGGCGTGCCTCAAGAAAGAGTCCCTCTGGGCATGA
- the LOC136508670 gene encoding LOB domain-containing protein 12-like isoform X1 — protein sequence MISSNLSSVLLTYTLFLPLAWLYKRGCSAPCSSLPFPFATILSPLLTLNPCDRGLRNTNMAGSGSGSGSSSSPPCASCKLLRRRCTQECVFAPYFPPEDPHKFAIVHKVFGASNVSKMLQELPARQRADAVSSLVYEANARMRDPVYGCVGAISYLQQQVSQLQVQLALAKAEILCVQMQHDDGHAQSASAAAAPAPAKQQLHHQQQQQMECEAYGSLLVQNGLMMNTLNGTGEVHQQQQMLGGFGSAGNTAMMLQEACLKKESLWA from the exons ATGATCAGTTCCAACCTATCATCAGTTCTTCTAACCTATACTTTGTTCCTTCCTCTAGCCTggctctataaaagaggatgctcAGCACCCTGCAGTAGTCTCCCCTTTCCCTTTGCAACCATCCTGTCTCCACTGCTCACTCTAAACCCCTGTGACAGAGGATTGAGGAACACGAACATGGCTGGCAGCGGAAGCGGGagtgggagcagcagcagcccgccATGCGCATCGTGCAAGCTGCTGCGTCGGCGGTGCACGCAGGAGTGCGTGTTCGCGCCCTACTTCCCTCCCGAGGACCCCCACAAGTTCGCCATCGTCCATAAGGTCTTTGGCGCCAGCAATGTCAGCAAGATGCTGCAG GAGCTGCCTGCTCGGCAGAGAGCGGACGCTGTGAGCAGCCTAGTGTACGAGGCGAACGCACGCATGAGGGACCCCGTGTACGGCTGCGTCGGCGCCATCTCCTACCTCCAGCAGCAGGTCTCCcagctccaggtgcagctcgccctCGCCAAGGCCGAGATCCTCTGTGTCCAGATGCAGCACGACGACGGTCATGCACAGTCAGCTTCAGCTGCTGCCGCGCCAGCACCGGCGAAGCAACAACTCcatcaccagcagcagcagcagatggaaTGCGAGGCTTATGGCAGCCTGCTAGTGCAGAATGGCCTGATGATGAACACGTTGAACGGCACTGGTGAAGTtcatcagcagcagcagatgctggGTGGCTTCGGCTCTGCAGGGAACACTGCAATGATGCTGCAGGAGGCGTGCCTCAAGAAAGAGTCCCTCTGGGCATGA